The Comamonas piscis region CTTGAGCTTTTTCTCGATCAGGCGGCTGGTCATCTCCAGGGTTTCGTAGGAGACGCTCTCCTGCGACTTGGGAGCTGCATCGAGCAAATCGACCTGGGGCAAACGGGTATCGCGCAGCTCGTTGAACAGCGGCTTCTGGCGCTCCTTGACCACGCGGGCGCTGGGTTGCACCTGGGGCTTGAGCGGTTGGGCAATATGCAGGCCGGAATCCACCGGGGCACCGCGCGCTGCGGCTGGCAGCATGCTGTCCATGCCATCGCCGGTGGGATCCATGCGCGACGCCATCGGCGCTGGCGCCGCACTGCTCACTTCGGCCTCACGCGCCTGCGCCGCCTTTTTGCCCACGGCCTTGTCGGCGGCGGCTTCGCGGCGCAGCATCAGCTTTTGCAGAAAACGCTCGATGCCGGAGCCGAGCTTTTCGGCAATCTGGCCCCAGGAGAAACCCAGAATCCAGGACAGGCCCAGCAGCAGCAGCATGACGCCGACAATGCCGGAACCGGTAAAGCCCATCCAGCGCTCAGCCAACGGGCCCAGCAAAAAGCCCAGTACGCCACCAGCAGCGCCGGGCAGGATGGGTTCAAAACGGTAGAGGCGCGACCACTCCAGCGCCGCACTGGCCAGCAGCAACACCACCAGGCCGCCCCAAAACACCATGCGGCGCAGCCACAGCGGGCGCGGATCGTTGGGCGGCGCTTCGCCCGCGCGCAACCAGCGCGCCAGCGACGAGAACCAGGCCAGCACGGCCGCAACCACCAGCCACCAGACGGAAAAGCCGACCATGAAATAGCCGCCGTCCGAGACCATGGCCCCCAGGCGCCCCATCCAATTGCTGACATGGCCGGCGATCTGCGAGCCCGAGGTGGACCAGGCGGGGTCCTTGGGCGAATAGCTCAGCATGGCGGCGACGCAAAACGCCATCAGCACAAAACTGACGATGAGCACCAGCTCGTGCCCAAAACGGCGAACCCCCATGACCAGCGAGGTGCCAGCATGGGGCGGAGCCTTTGATTTCTTTGATGAGTAAGCCATAACCTAGGAGCCAGAGCTTACCCTAAGCGGATTGCAAATTCGATAGCAGACCAGCAGCGCGGGACTGGCTAATGCAGCCCAGCCACCAGGGCGCCGAGGCGAAGTGCAGTCACTCCGCTGGTAGGCAGCTAACAGCCCGCCCACCAGCCGCCCCCTGCATGGCACATGAATATTCAATAAAAACATAGGTCTTATGCCTGAAAATCGTCCGCTATCCCACACTATCCAGCCCTGCAGCACGTCAATACGCAACATTTTGTAATCAACCTATCATCCTACAAGCCGCCCCCTTGCGCGCCAGCGCTGCAACGATTGTTGTCATTGGCGGCTCCGCGTGGCGATGGGGTCCTGCTCGGCCGGCGATGGCTTGTGACAATCAAGGATATTGGCACAAGTCATCCCCAACGGGGCCGGAGTGTTTGATACTCTTTGATGTTTTGCCGAGCGCTGTGCGCCGGCCGCCTTACTGATTTGCGGGTGCCCGGCACCCGCCCCCTGAATGCGATAGGAGTTCTATGTCTGCCGTCAACCAACATGCCAAAGTACTGATTTTGGGCTCAGGCCCTGCGGGCTACACGGCCGCCATCTATGCGGCGCGCGCCAACCTCGATCCCGTGCTGATCACCGGCATGGCCCAGGGCGGCCAACTGACGACCACCACCGAAGTGGACAACTGGCCCGCTGATGTGATGGGCGTGCAAGGCCCGGCGTTGATGCAGCGCTTTTTGGAGCATGCCGAACGCTTCAAGACCCAGATCATCTTTGACCACATCGACAAGGTCGATTTCAGCAAGCGCCCCTTCACCCTGAGCGGCGGCAGCGGCACCTACACCTGCGACAGCCTGATCATCGCCACCGGCGCATCGGCCAAGTACCTGGGTCTGCCCACTGAAGAAGCCTTTATGGGCCGAGGCGTGTCGGCCTGCGCCACCTGTGACGGCTTTTTCTACCGCGAGCAGCCCGTCTGCGTGATCGGCGGCGGCAATACTGCCGTCGAAGAGGCGCTCTACCTGTCCAATATCGCCAGCAAGGTGACCCTGGTGCACCGCCGCGACAAGTTCAAGGCCGAGCCCATCCTGGTGGACAAGCTGATGGAGAAGGTCAAGGAAGGCAAGATCGAGCTCAAGACCCACTTCACCCTCGATGAAGTGCTGGGCGACCAGTCGGGCGTCAACGGCATCCGCATCAAGAGCACGCAAGACGGCCACACCGAAGACATCGCGCTGCAAGGCTGCTTTATCGCCATTGGCCACCACCCCAATACCGACATCTTCCAAGGCCAGCTGGAGATGGAAAACGGCTACCTGGTGACCCAGATGGGCCGTGGCGGCTTTGCCACACAAACCAGCGTTTCTGGCATCTTTGCCGCGGGCGATGTGCAAGACCATGTCTACCGCCAAGCCATTACCAGCGCGGGCACGGGCTGCATGGCCGCGCTGGATGCCCAGCGTTTCCTCGAACAGGAATAAGCCGACAAGCGATGGGGATAGCCCGAATTTTGCTTTCGGGCTATAATCCTTGGCTTTGCTGCTTGCCGCCTTTTGCTATTTCGCAATCCCCGGCGCGTGAACAGGAAACTACGGCAGGTTGGCCAGCGGTCTTGCACCACTGAACAGGTCCTGCTGTGAACATGGGCTACCGCCACCCTTTGATTGGCGAGGTGAGGCTGCAAGCCGCGCTGCTTTTTACGAAGCAGACAGGGCAAGCAGCTGTAAAACTTTCGGAGTGTCCTGATGGCACGCGTTTGCGAAGTAACGGGCAAGAAGCCCATGTCGGGAAACAATGTTTCCCACGCCAACAACAAAACCAAGCGCCGGTTCCTGCCGAACCTGCAATACCGCCGTTTCTGGGTGGAGACTGAAAACCGCTGGGTTCGCCTGCGTGTTTCCAGCGCCGCTCTGCGTCTGATCGACAAGAACGGTATTGATTCTGTGCTCGCAGACCTGCGCGCACGTGGCCAAGCTTAAGGAGTATCACCATGGCATCCAAAGGCGGACGCGAAAAAATCAAGCTGGAATCGACAGCCGGCACCGGTCACTTCTACACGACCACCAAGAACAAAAAGACAATGCCTGAAAAGATGTTGATCTCCAAGTTCGATCCCAAGGCTCGCAAGCATGTGGATTACAAGGAAGTGAAGCTGAAGTAATCAGCCTGTAGCAGCCCTGCAAAGGTCTGCTACACACGCCCACCACAAAGGACACCTCGGTGTCCTTTGTGTTTTTCTGCGTCTGGTTTTTTGCAATGCGCTCCGCGCATCAAGCCCGGGGTGGCAGACCGAGTTGCGCATGCATCATGCGCCCCAGGCTGCGGTAGGCATCGTCCACTGCATCGGTAAACGGCATGCCGCAACTCAGCCGCAAAAAGTGGTCGTAATGGCCGGTGTTGCTGAACATATCGCCGGGCGCCACACGGATGCCCACGGCCAGTGCCTCGTCATAGAGGCGGCTTGACGAAATCTGCTCGGGCAGCTCCAGCCAGATGCTGAGGCCCCCGGCCGGCAAACTCAGCCGCGTGCCGATGGGGAAATACCGCGCCACCGCCTGCGCAGCGGCCTGGCGCTGCACCCGCAGCTGCTGGCGCAGGCGCACCAGATGCCGCATGTACGAAGGCGATCCCACCGTGCGCGCGCCCAGCAACTGCGGCCAGACTGGTAAGTTGCGCGAGCGCGCAAACTTGATCATCTGCACCCGCTCCTGCCAGCGCCCGGCATTCATCCAACCCAGGCGCAGGCCCGGCGCATAGCTTTTGGACAGCGAAGAGCAGTAGATCACCGAGCCATCGGTGTCCCAGGCCTTGCAGGGCTTCAGCACCTCGTCGGATT contains the following coding sequences:
- the trxB gene encoding thioredoxin-disulfide reductase, with the protein product MSAVNQHAKVLILGSGPAGYTAAIYAARANLDPVLITGMAQGGQLTTTTEVDNWPADVMGVQGPALMQRFLEHAERFKTQIIFDHIDKVDFSKRPFTLSGGSGTYTCDSLIIATGASAKYLGLPTEEAFMGRGVSACATCDGFFYREQPVCVIGGGNTAVEEALYLSNIASKVTLVHRRDKFKAEPILVDKLMEKVKEGKIELKTHFTLDEVLGDQSGVNGIRIKSTQDGHTEDIALQGCFIAIGHHPNTDIFQGQLEMENGYLVTQMGRGGFATQTSVSGIFAAGDVQDHVYRQAITSAGTGCMAALDAQRFLEQE
- the rpmG gene encoding 50S ribosomal protein L33; translation: MASKGGREKIKLESTAGTGHFYTTTKNKKTMPEKMLISKFDPKARKHVDYKEVKLK
- the rpmB gene encoding 50S ribosomal protein L28 → MARVCEVTGKKPMSGNNVSHANNKTKRRFLPNLQYRRFWVETENRWVRLRVSSAALRLIDKNGIDSVLADLRARGQA